From the Paenibacillus sp. MMS20-IR301 genome, the window GGGCGGATTACTTCCGCAGATGGCACCGCGACAAGCGCAACAGCGGCGGTCTGCTGGTGCACAAGTCGACGCATCACTTCGACCTGATGAACTTCTGGCTCGCTTCCCAGCCGGATACCGTATTCGCGATGGGCGACCTGCGCTTCTACGGCAAGGAGAATGCCGAGAAACGCGGCATCACCGAATTCTACCAGCGTGCTTACGGCAGCAAGGCTGCCGAGAACGATCCCTTCGCGCTGCATCTCGACCGCAATGAGCATCTGAAGAGCATGTATCTGGATGCAGAGCATGAAGACGGCTACCAGCGTGACCAGAGTGTGTTCGGCGACAATATCAGCATCGAGGATACGATGAATGTAATGGTCAAATATAAGAATAAGGCCGTGATGAACTACTCCCTGAACGCTTATATGCCGTGGGAAGGCTTCATTATTGTCTTCAACGGTACCGAGGGCCGGATGGAGGTGCGTATTACAGAGCAGTCTTACGTCAATTCCGGCGGCAAAAAAGAGAACGAAGGCGCGCTGGAAGGCGTCAGCATTATGATCTATCCGCACTTTAAGGAGCCTTACCGCGTAGAGTTCGAGAGCGGCACCGGCGGCCACGGCGGCGGCGATCCGGTACTGCTCAGCGATATTTTCGATAAAAAGCAGGAGGACCGCTTCAACCGTGCCGCCTCACACAAGGATGGCGCCATGTCCATTATGACCGGCATCGCGGCCAACCGTTCCATCCGCACCGGCCTGCCGGTGAAGGTCGACGATATCTGGCAGGGCTAACCAGCCCCTGCAGTCCATACAGCATATTAAAGAACCCGCCTTCCGCATAAACGCCGGATGACGGGTTCTTTATTTATTTTAGATAGATAATTCTATTATAATTCCGTTATATTACCTTATGCTGCACCCATTTGTCCCCGAGGAACCGCCGGAAGAAGATAAATCCGCGCACACCCCATTCACAGTTCATTGCCAGCCATACCCCGATGATGCCCATATGCAGTACAATACCGAGGACATATCCGAGCACCACACGGAACAGCCACATCGACAGCATCGATACCATGGAGGTGTATTTGGAATCACCCGCCGCTCTAAGCGCCGAAGGGGTAATAAAGCTGATTGACCATAACGGGATCTGTGCCAGCGAGTTAATCAGAAAGACAATGAAGATATCCCGGAGAATCTCCTGCGGCGGATGGAACAGGGCAACCAAGGGATTATATATCGGGAAAATAAGCAGCGCCATCAGCACAAAGGAAGCCGAGGACAGCCACAGGAATGATTTGACGAATTTACGCGCATCTTTAATATTCCGGCTGCCCATGCATTGTCCGACTACCGTAATCAGGGTCAGAGACAGCGCATTCGCAGGAATCTGCATCACACCGGCCAGTGAGGAGGTGATCGCGTTGGTGGCAATAGCATAAGTCCCCAGGCTGACGATGAAGATTTGGGTCAGGATTTTCCCGCCGTTGAAAAACATCTGCTCCGCTGCAAATGGCAGGCCGATAGACATAATCCGCTTCAGCATCGTCCAGTTCAGCACCAGCAAATCACGCAATTTCACATGCAGGCTGCTGTCCATCCGGAACAGATATACCAGGGAACAGGCTGCTGCAAGATATCTGGATATATTAATTGCTATTGTCATGCCGAAGACACCCATGTGCAACCCGTTAATGAAGAGGAAATTCAGCAGCACATAAGAGAAATTCATAATCAATGACAGCATCAGCGATACCCTCGTCCGGCCGATCCCGCGCAGCGCACCACATACCGCCTCCATCACAGCAATCCCGAGATACGATAAGCTGCTGCCGATCAGATACGTCCGTGCATACCCCATAACCTCCGGTGAAGCCGCACCGAACAGCAGATGCAGCAGCGGACCATGAAACACGATTCCGAACAGCCCGATTACAAAGGCCATCAAGGAAACAGAGGACACTGCTCCCGCAGTCGCCTTGGACACCATAAGCTCATTGCCGCTGCCCTTATACTGGGCGACGACAACCGTTCCTCCTGTAGACACCGCGATGAACACACTGATCAGAAAGATATTCAGCGAATCTATCATATTCACCGCACTGATGGCGGCTACCCCGGAGGAGCTGATCATCGCGGTATTGACGAGATTCAGCCCGACCACAAAGGCCTGATCCACTAGCAGCGGGAGGAATAATGCTATCATCTGACGATAATCAATCGACTCTCCGGAAAAATGCTTTGCGAGAAAGCGCTGGCCGGGTTTCATAGTACTGCTGGGCTCCATTACAAATTCACTTCTCTTATGTTTGACTTTTAAGTTCACAAAACAAAAAAGGCTCTTCAGGGAGAAGAGCTTTCGCTGTGCACTGCATATAAAGATAAGTATGCGGTCGAGAGGACTCGAACCTCCACGGTATTGCTACCACACGGACCTGAACCGTGCGCGTCTGCCAATTCCGCCACGACCGCAAGATGATTCATTGCAACGCAAGAATTAATATATCATGATTTCACGCGAAGGGCAATAGTTTTTTTATTTTTTCTTGGGCAAGATATTTATCATAGGAAGATCGTATATACAGCTTTATATTGATGAAGTAACCTTATCATTTCCATCAAGAAGGGCGGACTGCCGTTTCGGTTAGATGGATACCCGGTCATTCAAGGGGTCATCTAACGCGGAGAGTTAGAATAAAATCATTAGTTTGTGCAAGCTGGCAAACCTGTCATAACGGCAGGTGATTTTGCGTTGCCGCTTTGCAGAAATGTGATTTTATTGTACTCTTCCGGCTGTCTTCTCTATCTTCCTACGGGGCCGCAGAGTATATCTGCGGTTTTTTGTGTTGCTCCGCTGCGGAAACGACAGGGTTACACATTCTATTAATGAGGTGATTCGAATGGCAAGACCCTATGTTAACCTGACAAGCAGGAACCGGATTGACGCGTTTCAGCATGAAATCAGCAGCAGGCTGGACAGCTTCGCGGCACTGGAAGGCGTCTGCGGCATTACGCTGAACGGCGGATTATCCCGGGGCTACGGGGATGATCTGTCCGAGATTGATCTTGTATTCTACCTGAATCCCTCCAGCTATCTGCTGTGGTCGGGCGGGCAATCCTCCCTCCCCCTCGGCATTACAAGGATTGGCGATTATCTGTATGACATCAAGGCAGTAAGTCTGGACGAGGAGGAGCAGAAGCACTGGGAAGGCGTGGCGCTCTGGGATTTATCTTATGCCGCAATTCTGCATGACCCGAGCGGAAGAATTGCCGCGCTGATTGATGCAAAGCTAGCCGCCCCGCCCCGGCGGCTTCAGGCTGAAGGGCCTTTATTCCAGTGCTGGTGGCATTTCCGGCTTGCCGGTGATATCTGGATTCACAGGGGGGATTACGTGCAGGGCCATGCCATGCTGAATCTGGCCGCAGCCCGGTTAATCGAAGCTCTATTCCTCGCTAACCGTGAGTATGTCCCGCATGAGAAATGGCTTATTCATCTCAGCAGAACCCTGGCCTGGACTCCGCCGGACTGGGAGGCCTGTCTTCTTGGGATCATGGATACAGGTGACTTCTCCCGGCAGAGCCTGATTACAAGACAAGCTGCTATTGAACGTATCTGGGAGGAGGTAGACGCCTACATCATCAGCATGGAACGCCCGGAGTATAACCTGAACGTGATGCATGTAACCTTCTATGATCTGCTGAAGCTGCTGGTGGAAGAAGAGAGGCC encodes:
- a CDS encoding Gfo/Idh/MocA family oxidoreductase is translated as MSKKKYALIGTGGRAEFFYGALVTDYNETSELVAFCDVNQTRMNFANHMLVEKFGYHEIPTYKAEEFDRMITETKPDFVLVTTIDRTHHKYIIRAMELGCDVISEKPMTIDEEKCREIFDAIERTGKNLRVTFNYRYAPHNTKIREVIMDGVLGEIISVNFEWLLNTQHGADYFRRWHRDKRNSGGLLVHKSTHHFDLMNFWLASQPDTVFAMGDLRFYGKENAEKRGITEFYQRAYGSKAAENDPFALHLDRNEHLKSMYLDAEHEDGYQRDQSVFGDNISIEDTMNVMVKYKNKAVMNYSLNAYMPWEGFIIVFNGTEGRMEVRITEQSYVNSGGKKENEGALEGVSIMIYPHFKEPYRVEFESGTGGHGGGDPVLLSDIFDKKQEDRFNRAASHKDGAMSIMTGIAANRSIRTGLPVKVDDIWQG
- a CDS encoding MATE family efflux transporter, which encodes MEPSSTMKPGQRFLAKHFSGESIDYRQMIALFLPLLVDQAFVVGLNLVNTAMISSSGVAAISAVNMIDSLNIFLISVFIAVSTGGTVVVAQYKGSGNELMVSKATAGAVSSVSLMAFVIGLFGIVFHGPLLHLLFGAASPEVMGYARTYLIGSSLSYLGIAVMEAVCGALRGIGRTRVSLMLSLIMNFSYVLLNFLFINGLHMGVFGMTIAINISRYLAAACSLVYLFRMDSSLHVKLRDLLVLNWTMLKRIMSIGLPFAAEQMFFNGGKILTQIFIVSLGTYAIATNAITSSLAGVMQIPANALSLTLITVVGQCMGSRNIKDARKFVKSFLWLSSASFVLMALLIFPIYNPLVALFHPPQEILRDIFIVFLINSLAQIPLWSISFITPSALRAAGDSKYTSMVSMLSMWLFRVVLGYVLGIVLHMGIIGVWLAMNCEWGVRGFIFFRRFLGDKWVQHKVI
- a CDS encoding DUF4037 domain-containing protein is translated as MARPYVNLTSRNRIDAFQHEISSRLDSFAALEGVCGITLNGGLSRGYGDDLSEIDLVFYLNPSSYLLWSGGQSSLPLGITRIGDYLYDIKAVSLDEEEQKHWEGVALWDLSYAAILHDPSGRIAALIDAKLAAPPRRLQAEGPLFQCWWHFRLAGDIWIHRGDYVQGHAMLNLAAARLIEALFLANREYVPHEKWLIHLSRTLAWTPPDWEACLLGIMDTGDFSRQSLITRQAAIERIWEEVDAYIISMERPEYNLNVMHVTFYDLLKLLVEEERPLPVHEWTKRMSLSVLSGEPFIRFTSVQQDYIITDKEKLLGLNPEDLYSWHAAIVKQLSIEIRQHRAL